In Cytobacillus oceanisediminis, the following proteins share a genomic window:
- a CDS encoding RNA-binding protein — MTIYQHFRPEEKEFIDQVLNWKDLVENTYAPKLTDFLDPREQQILKSVIGQHSGILFALFGGTPDAERKRALIFPDYYESDEDDFQIRLFELEYPKKFVTIEHPQVLGSLMSLGLKRGKFGDILFEDDRIQFFAAQEIEDYISLQLQSIGRASVSLKKQPFSEAIQSAEVWKESSITSSSLRLDTVISAIYNISRQKSQLYIQQGLVKINWTQIENPSFECQQSDIISVRGHGRSKIIEIDGKTKKDKWRIIAGRQR; from the coding sequence ATGACCATTTATCAGCACTTCCGGCCGGAAGAAAAAGAATTTATTGATCAGGTTCTTAACTGGAAGGACCTTGTGGAAAATACATATGCACCAAAGCTTACTGATTTTCTTGATCCAAGGGAGCAGCAAATCCTTAAAAGCGTCATAGGACAGCATTCCGGAATCTTATTTGCTTTATTTGGCGGAACTCCAGATGCTGAGAGAAAGAGAGCCCTGATATTTCCGGATTACTATGAAAGCGATGAGGATGATTTTCAAATTCGGCTCTTTGAACTGGAATATCCAAAAAAGTTTGTAACCATTGAACACCCGCAAGTCCTGGGCAGTCTAATGTCTTTGGGGCTAAAAAGAGGGAAGTTCGGTGATATCCTTTTTGAAGATGACAGAATCCAGTTTTTTGCAGCACAAGAAATTGAAGATTACATCAGCCTGCAGCTGCAGTCAATTGGCAGAGCTTCCGTGTCGCTGAAAAAACAGCCCTTTTCAGAGGCAATCCAATCAGCAGAAGTGTGGAAAGAAAGCTCTATCACCTCTTCATCCTTGAGATTGGACACAGTCATCTCAGCCATCTACAATATCTCCAGGCAAAAATCCCAGCTATATATACAGCAGGGACTAGTAAAAATCAATTGGACGCAAATTGAAAACCCTTCATTTGAATGCCAGCAAAGCGACATCATCTCAGTCAGGGGACATGGCCGTTCCAAAATCATAGAAATAGATGGGAAAACAAAGAAAGACAAATGGAGGATTATTGCTGGGAGGCAGAGATAG
- the sigG gene encoding RNA polymerase sporulation sigma factor SigG produces the protein MTRNKVEICGVDTSKLPVLKNEEMRELFKQMHKGDITAREKLVNGNLRLVLSVIQRFNNRGEFVDDLFQVGCIGLMKSIDNFDLSQNVKFSTYAVPMIIGEIRRYLRDNNPIRVSRSLRDIAYKALQVRERLMSKTSREPTAEEIAKELDVPHEEIVFALDAIQDPVSLFEPIYNDGGDPIYVMDQLSDERNKDIQWIEEIALKEGMRRLNEREKLILRKRFFQGKTQMEVAEEIGISQAQVSRLEKAAIKQMNKNIQS, from the coding sequence TTGACTCGAAATAAAGTAGAAATTTGCGGTGTTGATACTTCAAAGCTTCCAGTATTAAAAAACGAAGAAATGAGAGAGCTCTTCAAGCAAATGCATAAGGGGGATATAACCGCACGGGAAAAACTCGTCAACGGCAATTTGCGTCTCGTATTAAGTGTGATTCAGCGTTTTAATAACAGAGGCGAATTTGTTGATGACCTTTTCCAGGTCGGCTGTATCGGTCTAATGAAATCTATTGATAATTTTGATCTAAGTCAAAACGTTAAGTTTTCCACCTATGCAGTTCCGATGATCATTGGGGAAATACGCAGGTATCTGCGTGATAATAACCCGATCCGCGTATCACGTTCATTAAGGGACATTGCTTATAAAGCACTGCAAGTAAGAGAACGCTTAATGAGCAAAACATCCAGAGAGCCTACAGCGGAAGAAATAGCAAAAGAGCTGGATGTGCCTCATGAAGAAATCGTTTTTGCATTGGATGCAATTCAGGATCCTGTCTCCTTATTTGAACCGATTTATAATGATGGCGGGGATCCGATCTATGTGATGGATCAGCTGAGCGATGAACGGAACAAAGATATTCAATGGATTGAAGAGATAGCGCTAAAAGAGGGTATGAGAAGACTGAATGAACGGGAAAAACTGATTCTTAGAAAACGCTTCTTCCAGGGCAAAACTCAAATGGAAGTGGCCGAGGAAATCGGCATTTCCCAGGCTCAAGTTTCACGGCTTGAAAAAGCGGCAATCAAACAAATGAATAAAAATATTCAAAGCTAG
- the hmpA gene encoding NO-inducible flavohemoprotein has protein sequence MLDTKTIEIIKSTVPVLEKHGEDITKTFYKLMFTNHPELLNIFNHANQKQGRQQKALANSVYAAAKYIDNLEAILPVVTQIAHKHRSLGIKPEHYPIVGEHLILAIKEVLKEAATEEIIDAWIKAYGVIADAFIGLEKSLYEDAADKPGGWDDFRTFTVAKKVKESDVITSFYFTPDDGGNISSYLPGQYISVKLIIPGEEYTHIRQYSLSDSPEKSYYRISVKKEEGNSEKPDGKVSSYLHNDLKEGDRIEISAPAGEFVLDKIDNPLVLLSGGVGITPMHSMLCHLDATGVKHETIFVHAALNGNVHAFSEEVQEIEKRNPLVKTYFCYESPTEKDKAEKTFSKEGYITSDWLNTIVPNKDSIVYMCGPVPFMQAMYEALLEAGFQKDNIRYEFFGPSMQLKETQTV, from the coding sequence ATGCTAGACACAAAAACAATTGAAATTATTAAAAGTACTGTACCTGTACTTGAAAAACATGGCGAAGATATTACGAAAACCTTTTATAAGTTAATGTTTACAAATCACCCTGAACTGCTGAACATCTTTAATCATGCTAATCAGAAACAGGGCCGTCAGCAAAAAGCACTGGCAAACTCAGTATATGCTGCTGCAAAATATATCGATAACCTGGAAGCTATACTCCCGGTTGTCACACAAATCGCTCATAAGCACCGATCTTTAGGCATTAAGCCTGAACATTATCCTATTGTTGGAGAGCACTTAATTCTTGCAATCAAGGAAGTGCTAAAAGAGGCTGCTACTGAAGAAATTATTGATGCCTGGATTAAAGCATATGGTGTGATTGCGGATGCATTCATCGGATTAGAAAAGAGCCTTTATGAGGATGCCGCTGATAAGCCAGGAGGCTGGGATGACTTCAGAACATTCACTGTTGCAAAAAAGGTGAAAGAAAGTGATGTAATTACTTCCTTCTATTTTACCCCTGATGATGGAGGAAATATTTCCAGCTATCTTCCGGGCCAGTACATTAGTGTGAAATTAATAATTCCAGGAGAGGAATACACACATATCCGCCAATACAGCCTATCCGACTCTCCGGAAAAATCTTATTACCGAATTTCTGTAAAGAAAGAAGAAGGTAATTCTGAAAAGCCGGACGGAAAGGTTTCCAGCTATCTTCACAATGACCTGAAAGAAGGCGACCGTATAGAGATAAGTGCTCCTGCTGGAGAATTTGTTCTAGATAAAATAGATAATCCTCTCGTTCTGCTTAGCGGCGGGGTAGGTATTACACCAATGCACAGCATGCTGTGTCATCTCGATGCAACAGGAGTAAAGCATGAGACTATTTTTGTTCATGCTGCACTCAACGGAAATGTACATGCATTTTCAGAGGAAGTTCAGGAAATTGAAAAAAGGAATCCATTGGTAAAAACATATTTCTGCTATGAAAGTCCAACAGAAAAAGATAAGGCCGAAAAAACCTTCAGCAAAGAAGGCTATATTACTTCAGACTGGTTAAACACAATAGTGCCTAATAAAGATAGTATAGTTTATATGTGCGGGCCTGTTCCTTTTATGCAGGCAATGTACGAGGCATTGCTTGAGGCAGGCTTCCAGAAGGATAATATCCGCTACGAATTCTTTGGGCCTTCTATGCAATTAAAGGAAACTCAGACTGTATAA
- the pgeF gene encoding peptidoglycan editing factor PgeF: MEPFSLKMEEYFVIKEWADRFPNITAGFTTKNGGCSRNEYKTLNVGLHVNDSYEAVSRNRQHVADLLGFSHEKWVGAEQTHEINIKKVTRNDKGIGALIYEDSFSGTDGFFTYSKGVMLTLCYADCVPLYFLHVKTGAIGLAHAGWKGTVGGIGRKMAELFAKEGMDLSEVQAVIGPSICGNCYIVDDRVISKVQKILEDVDIKPYNQISDNQFQLDLKELNRTILINAGIPHENIMITDYCTSCHENYFFSHRRDRGKTGRMMSFIGWKEEVGS, translated from the coding sequence ATGGAACCATTTTCTTTAAAAATGGAAGAGTATTTTGTCATAAAAGAGTGGGCGGATCGTTTTCCTAATATTACGGCCGGTTTTACAACTAAAAATGGCGGCTGCAGCCGTAATGAATACAAAACGCTTAATGTAGGATTGCATGTGAACGACAGCTATGAAGCAGTCAGCCGAAATCGGCAGCATGTGGCTGACTTGCTTGGATTTTCTCATGAAAAGTGGGTTGGTGCTGAACAAACTCATGAAATAAATATAAAAAAAGTTACGAGAAATGATAAAGGTATAGGTGCACTTATTTACGAGGATTCCTTTTCTGGTACTGACGGCTTTTTCACTTATTCTAAAGGTGTCATGCTGACCCTCTGTTATGCGGATTGTGTTCCGCTTTACTTTTTGCATGTAAAGACAGGAGCCATAGGTTTGGCACATGCAGGCTGGAAAGGTACTGTCGGGGGGATTGGCAGGAAGATGGCCGAGCTATTTGCCAAAGAAGGCATGGACTTAAGTGAGGTCCAAGCCGTGATTGGCCCTTCCATTTGCGGAAATTGTTATATAGTTGATGATCGTGTTATTTCAAAAGTGCAAAAAATACTAGAAGATGTCGATATAAAGCCATATAATCAAATTAGTGACAATCAATTCCAGCTTGATTTAAAAGAACTAAACCGGACAATTCTGATAAATGCAGGGATTCCTCATGAAAATATCATGATTACTGATTATTGCACAAGCTGTCATGAAAACTATTTTTTCTCCCACAGAAGAGATAGGGGAAAGACAGGCAGAATGATGAGCTTTATTGGCTGGAAGGAGGAAGTCGGAAGCTAA
- a CDS encoding DivIVA domain-containing protein encodes MPLTPLDIHNKEFSKGFRGYDEDEVNEFLDQIIKDYEILIREKKELEEKLNDTNERIGHFTTIEETLNKSIVVAQEAAEEVKRNAHKEAKLIIKEAEKNADRIVNESLSKARKIALDIEDLKKQSKVFRTRFKMLVEAQLDMLNNDDWDHLMEYKLDSTELKSLREEESLA; translated from the coding sequence ATGCCATTAACACCGTTAGATATTCATAACAAGGAATTCAGTAAAGGATTCCGCGGTTATGACGAAGATGAAGTGAACGAATTCCTTGACCAGATCATAAAGGACTACGAAATCCTGATCAGGGAAAAAAAAGAGCTTGAAGAAAAGCTCAATGATACGAACGAACGCATTGGCCACTTTACCACAATTGAAGAAACACTTAATAAATCTATTGTGGTTGCACAGGAAGCAGCAGAGGAAGTAAAGCGCAATGCCCATAAAGAAGCGAAGCTAATCATTAAAGAAGCTGAAAAGAATGCTGACAGAATTGTGAACGAATCCCTATCCAAAGCGAGAAAAATCGCGCTGGATATTGAAGATTTAAAGAAACAGTCCAAAGTATTCCGGACACGTTTCAAAATGCTTGTTGAAGCACAGCTGGATATGCTGAACAACGATGATTGGGATCATTTAATGGAATATAAGCTGGATTCCACTGAACTTAAATCATTAAGAGAAGAAGAATCACTGGCTTGA
- the ftsZ gene encoding cell division protein FtsZ — MLEFDTNLDSLATIKVIGVGGGGNNAVNRMIEHGVQGVEFIAVNTDAQALNLSKAEVKMQIGGKLTRGLGAGANPEVGKKAAEESKEQVEEALKGADMVFVTAGMGGGTGTGAAPVIAQIARDLGALTVGVVTRPFTFEGRKRSTQAAGGIAAMKEAVDTLIVIPNDRLLEIVDKSTPMLEAFREADNVLRQGVQGISDLIAVPGLINLDFADVKTIMSNKGSALMGIGVAAGENRAAEAAKKAISSPLLETSIDGAQGVLMNITGGSNLSLYEVQEAADIVASASDQDVNMIFGSVINENLKDEIVVTVIATGFNEEVIQPKPMRPTFGQPKSSPGMGTSMKREPKREEAPQESVRSSQSQQPEETLDIPTFLRNRNRRR; from the coding sequence ATGTTGGAATTTGATACAAATTTGGATTCATTAGCAACTATAAAAGTCATCGGCGTTGGAGGCGGCGGTAACAATGCAGTAAACAGAATGATTGAACATGGTGTTCAAGGCGTTGAGTTTATTGCTGTTAACACGGATGCTCAGGCGCTGAATTTATCAAAAGCAGAAGTGAAAATGCAAATCGGAGGAAAACTTACAAGGGGACTTGGAGCAGGTGCCAACCCTGAAGTAGGTAAAAAAGCTGCAGAAGAAAGTAAAGAGCAGGTAGAAGAAGCATTGAAAGGTGCGGATATGGTATTCGTCACAGCTGGAATGGGAGGAGGGACTGGAACAGGTGCGGCTCCAGTCATCGCCCAGATTGCACGAGATTTAGGAGCTCTTACTGTTGGTGTTGTTACGCGCCCATTCACTTTTGAAGGCCGCAAGCGTTCCACTCAGGCAGCCGGCGGTATTGCTGCTATGAAGGAAGCGGTTGATACGCTGATCGTCATTCCTAATGACAGGCTATTGGAAATCGTTGATAAAAGCACTCCAATGCTTGAAGCTTTCCGTGAAGCGGATAATGTTCTGCGCCAGGGTGTGCAGGGTATTTCCGACTTGATTGCTGTTCCGGGATTAATTAACCTCGACTTTGCAGATGTGAAGACAATCATGTCCAATAAAGGTTCTGCCTTAATGGGTATTGGTGTCGCTGCAGGAGAAAACCGTGCAGCTGAAGCGGCGAAAAAGGCGATTTCATCACCTTTGCTTGAAACATCAATTGATGGTGCACAAGGCGTCTTAATGAATATCACTGGCGGTTCTAATCTAAGCCTGTATGAAGTACAGGAAGCAGCTGACATTGTTGCTTCTGCTTCAGATCAGGACGTGAATATGATCTTCGGTTCCGTCATTAATGAAAACCTTAAAGATGAGATTGTTGTAACGGTCATTGCAACTGGATTTAATGAAGAAGTGATCCAGCCTAAGCCTATGAGGCCAACATTCGGACAGCCTAAATCTTCTCCAGGGATGGGAACGTCTATGAAGCGTGAACCAAAGAGAGAGGAAGCTCCACAAGAATCTGTAAGAAGCAGCCAATCTCAACAGCCGGAAGAAACTTTGGATATCCCGACGTTCCTCCGCAACCGTAACCGCAGAAGATAA
- a CDS encoding YlmC/YmxH family sporulation protein: MVKISEFQMKDVVNVADGKKLGNIGDIDININTGKIEAVIIGGAGKVLGFFGRDADIVIPWKNIIKIGEDVILVRYQDAIEPKYIEEEA, translated from the coding sequence ATGGTGAAAATATCTGAATTTCAAATGAAGGATGTTGTAAATGTAGCTGACGGCAAAAAGCTTGGAAATATTGGGGATATAGATATTAATATAAATACAGGGAAAATTGAAGCCGTCATTATCGGAGGAGCGGGGAAAGTGTTAGGCTTTTTTGGGAGAGATGCTGATATTGTCATACCGTGGAAAAATATTATAAAAATTGGTGAAGATGTCATACTGGTCCGCTATCAGGATGCGATTGAGCCAAAATATATTGAGGAGGAAGCATAA
- the spoIIGA gene encoding sigma-E processing peptidase SpoIIGA, with product MTVYLDIIWALNFMFDSLLLYLTAIILKREIRLWRIFAGGLIGSIIILLVFTPFNEYSSHPVTKLLFSVAMVLAVFGFKRLRYFVKGLMTFYFATFLVGGSLIGIHYFINFDFQLSSSVMLASVKGFGDPVSWLFVLLGFPIAWHFSKRNVEGIEMTKIQYDSLIMVRVVINETEFRFKGLIDSGNQLYDPISKMPVMFISIKDRLDEYPPEIIKIAGNPEDIIMGSDSIGGDWEHKMRVIPCKVVGQEHQLIIGFKPDRILLEKENEIIEAERGLVSFSMQQLSADDAFQCIVHPKMLTGTSTTKQDAKVS from the coding sequence TTGACGGTCTATTTGGATATTATCTGGGCGTTAAATTTTATGTTTGACAGCCTTCTCCTTTATTTAACAGCCATAATACTAAAACGAGAAATCAGGCTTTGGAGGATTTTTGCAGGCGGCTTAATAGGATCGATCATCATTTTATTAGTATTTACACCATTTAATGAATATTCAAGTCATCCTGTCACTAAATTATTATTCTCGGTTGCAATGGTATTGGCTGTTTTTGGCTTTAAGCGTTTGCGCTACTTTGTAAAAGGGCTCATGACTTTTTATTTTGCTACTTTTTTAGTTGGAGGCTCCTTAATAGGCATTCATTATTTTATTAATTTTGATTTTCAGCTTTCTTCATCCGTCATGCTGGCCAGTGTTAAAGGCTTTGGTGATCCAGTCAGCTGGCTGTTTGTACTTCTTGGGTTTCCTATTGCCTGGCATTTCTCAAAGAGAAACGTTGAAGGAATTGAGATGACAAAAATTCAGTATGACTCTTTAATTATGGTGCGTGTTGTCATCAATGAAACAGAATTCCGTTTCAAAGGCCTGATTGACAGCGGCAATCAGTTATACGATCCCATTTCGAAAATGCCGGTGATGTTTATATCCATTAAAGACAGGCTTGATGAGTACCCGCCTGAAATTATTAAAATCGCAGGGAACCCGGAAGATATCATCATGGGCAGTGATTCAATTGGCGGGGATTGGGAGCATAAAATGAGGGTTATTCCATGTAAGGTTGTTGGACAAGAACACCAGTTGATTATAGGATTCAAGCCTGACCGCATTCTCCTTGAAAAAGAGAATGAAATAATAGAAGCGGAGCGTGGATTAGTTTCCTTTTCCATGCAGCAGCTTTCTGCCGACGATGCGTTTCAGTGCATCGTTCACCCTAAGATGCTCACAGGTACAAGTACAACGAAGCAGGATGCAAAAGTAAGTTAA
- the sigE gene encoding RNA polymerase sporulation sigma factor SigE, whose protein sequence is MKKLKLRLSYYWYKLLIKLGIKTDEVYYIGGSEALPPPLSKEEEELLLIKLPKGDKAARSILIERNLRLVVYIARKFENTGINIEDLISIGTIGLIKAVNTFNPEKKIKLATYASRCIENEILMYLRRNNKIRSEVSFDEPLNIDWDGNELLLSDVLGTEDDIITKDLEANVDKKLLLKALHQLSDREKQIMELRFGLGSGEEKTQKDVADMLGISQSYISRLEKRIIKRLKKEFNKMV, encoded by the coding sequence ATGAAAAAGTTAAAACTTCGCTTATCCTACTATTGGTATAAATTATTGATTAAGCTGGGGATCAAAACAGATGAAGTATATTATATAGGCGGCAGCGAAGCACTACCTCCTCCACTCAGTAAGGAAGAAGAAGAATTGCTCCTGATCAAGCTTCCAAAAGGAGATAAAGCTGCAAGGTCCATTTTAATTGAAAGAAATCTGCGTCTTGTTGTATATATTGCCAGGAAGTTTGAAAATACAGGCATCAATATAGAGGACTTAATCAGCATTGGAACCATTGGGCTTATTAAAGCTGTAAATACATTTAATCCAGAGAAAAAAATCAAGCTGGCTACATATGCATCCCGCTGTATTGAGAATGAAATTCTAATGTATTTAAGAAGGAACAATAAAATCCGTTCTGAAGTTTCCTTTGATGAACCCCTAAATATCGATTGGGATGGCAATGAACTGCTTCTATCCGATGTGCTTGGCACCGAGGATGACATTATCACCAAAGATCTCGAAGCAAATGTTGATAAAAAGCTGCTGTTAAAGGCATTGCATCAGCTTTCGGATCGGGAAAAACAGATAATGGAACTTAGATTTGGCCTCGGATCGGGTGAAGAAAAAACCCAGAAGGACGTGGCAGATATGCTGGGTATTTCCCAGTCCTACATTTCACGTCTGGAAAAACGAATAATAAAAAGACTAAAAAAAGAATTTAATAAGATGGTTTAG
- a CDS encoding YggT family protein: MELVFGILSSAIYYYSWALIIYILLSWFPNARESAFGQFLARICEPYLEPFRKIIPPLGMIDISPIVAILVLRFATGGLQQLFYWIS; encoded by the coding sequence ATGGAATTAGTATTTGGGATATTGTCATCTGCAATTTATTATTACTCGTGGGCACTGATTATTTATATTTTGCTGTCCTGGTTCCCTAATGCCAGGGAATCAGCTTTTGGGCAGTTTCTTGCAAGGATTTGTGAACCGTACCTTGAGCCTTTCCGCAAAATCATTCCTCCGCTTGGAATGATTGATATTTCTCCAATTGTGGCTATCTTAGTTTTGAGATTTGCCACTGGAGGTTTGCAGCAGCTTTTTTATTGGATTTCATAA
- a CDS encoding cell division protein SepF, which yields MSIKSKFKTFFFLDDEYDYKEEEIIEEEREPVKQVQKQQPVQKQNIVSLQSVQKSSKVVLVEPRVYAEAQDIADQLKNRRAVVVNLQRIEKDQAKRIVDFLSGTVYAIGGDIQKIGTDIFLCTPDNVEVSGNISQLMKEQELENTRW from the coding sequence ATGAGTATAAAATCAAAATTTAAAACATTTTTCTTCCTGGATGATGAATATGACTATAAGGAAGAGGAAATCATCGAAGAAGAAAGAGAGCCGGTGAAGCAGGTGCAGAAGCAGCAGCCAGTTCAAAAACAGAACATCGTCAGCCTCCAAAGTGTGCAGAAATCTTCTAAAGTAGTTCTTGTTGAACCGCGTGTATATGCAGAAGCACAGGATATTGCGGATCAGCTGAAAAACAGAAGAGCTGTCGTTGTCAATCTGCAGAGAATAGAAAAGGATCAGGCAAAGCGGATTGTTGACTTCCTAAGCGGAACCGTTTATGCCATCGGCGGAGATATTCAAAAGATCGGAACTGATATTTTTCTATGTACACCTGACAATGTTGAGGTATCAGGAAACATCTCTCAGCTGATGAAAGAACAAGAATTAGAAAATACGAGGTGGTAG
- a CDS encoding YggS family pyridoxal phosphate-dependent enzyme gives MRVEENLKQIESAIQEACIKANRKPEEITLIAVTKYVSAERAQEALEAGIVHLGENRDEGLLAKWDVLKDKPTWHFIGTLQTRKVKNIIDKVDFIHSLDRLSLAKEIDKRADRKINCFVQVNVSGEESKQGINPEEVADFISCLADYKNLNIIGLMTMAPLSTDEELLRSCFRKLKNLQAKVKDLGFDFAPCTELSMGMSNDFSLAIEEGATMVRIGTALVGQKSQEV, from the coding sequence ATGAGAGTAGAAGAAAATTTAAAGCAAATTGAGTCAGCTATACAGGAAGCGTGCATAAAGGCCAACCGTAAGCCAGAAGAAATTACCCTCATTGCTGTTACTAAGTACGTTTCAGCGGAAAGGGCGCAAGAAGCCCTTGAAGCAGGTATTGTTCATTTAGGTGAAAATAGGGATGAAGGACTGCTTGCCAAGTGGGATGTATTAAAGGACAAGCCAACCTGGCATTTTATAGGAACGCTGCAAACGCGTAAAGTGAAAAACATAATTGATAAAGTCGATTTTATACATTCACTGGACAGGCTTTCCCTCGCAAAGGAAATCGACAAGCGGGCGGATCGAAAGATAAATTGTTTTGTTCAGGTTAATGTCTCAGGCGAAGAGTCGAAACAGGGAATAAATCCTGAAGAAGTAGCTGACTTTATTTCATGCCTGGCTGATTATAAAAATCTCAATATCATCGGACTTATGACAATGGCTCCTCTTTCAACAGACGAGGAATTGCTTCGCTCCTGTTTCCGGAAGCTTAAGAACCTGCAAGCAAAGGTAAAAGATCTGGGATTTGATTTTGCTCCTTGTACTGAGCTTTCAATGGGCATGTCCAATGATTTTTCCCTGGCAATTGAAGAAGGTGCCACAATGGTGAGGATTGGTACTGCTTTAGTAGGCCAAAAGAGTCAGGAGGTTTGA